The Setaria viridis chromosome 6, Setaria_viridis_v4.0, whole genome shotgun sequence genome contains a region encoding:
- the LOC117861212 gene encoding uncharacterized protein, which produces MAQWSTAASLDRWIGPRRCGSPPPPQPWQAPVPTVPPPRPAKWKGRIGCASVPRELSGAAEAEQTARPLVDGDTEEEGVVCEACSGAGWLLCDFCKGKKNNVKSEGTRVYRRCPTCKAAGFILCPRCRVYKCITFPESNES; this is translated from the exons ATGGCGCAATGGAGCACCGCGGCGAGCCTAGACCGATGGATTGGTCCACGGCGCtgcggctcgccgccgccgccgcaaccgtGGCAGGCGCCGGTGCcgaccgtgccgccgccgcggcccgcgaaGTGGAAGGGCAGGATCGGCTGCGCGTCCGTACCAAGGGAGCTCAgcggcgccgcggaggcggagcagaCCGCGCGGCCGCTGGTCGACGGGGACACTGAG gaagaaggtgtaGTGTGCGAAGCCTGCAGCGGCGCGGGGTGGCTGCTCTGCGACTTCTGCaaggggaagaagaacaacGTCAAGTCCGAGGGTACCCGGGTGTACCGCCGCTGCCCGACCTGCAAAGCC GCGGGTTTCATCCTGTGCCCGAGATGCAGGGTGTACAAGTGCATCACCTTCCCGGAGAGCAACGAGTCGTGA